The Desulfurococcus sp. genomic interval CTTTTAACCTGGTGTAGTCTTACTGTTTCATCGTTTAGTCTCCCATTTCTTAAAACTAATATTCTATCAATATAGTTTAGTAGAGGCATAAACCTGTGCTCCATGAATACCAGCGTCTTGCCTGCGTACCTAAAGACTTCAACTAGTTTCAGAAACTCGTTCACGCCTTTATCGTCAAGCCACATTAATGGTTCATCAAACACTATTACTTTGGGTTCTGCAATCATGGATTTAGCAACCAGGGCTCTGCGTGCCTCACCACCAGATAGCTCGAAGAAGTACTTCTCGAGGAGGCCGGCTATGCTAGTCGATTCTACAGCCTTCCAGAAAACTCTGCTGGCAACCTCGTTATCACCGTAGAGTGAGCGGGCATAGGACTCCAGGTCTTCTCTTAAATAAGGATCTATGAAGTAGAAGTAGGGGTTCTGCCCTATAACACCTATAATCCTTGAAAGAATCCAGGGTGCAGTGCTTTCAACATCAACACCCTCTACGAGGACTCTACCCTTTAATTCACCCTGATAGATCCTTGTGGCTGAGCCGTTGAGTATCCTAGATATAGTTGTCTTACCTGAACCTGACGCGCCAGTTATAAGCACGCTTTCGCCTTTCTCAACGCAGAGATTAACGTCTCTTAAAACCCAGTCTCCCCTCGGATACCTAAACCACACGCCTTCAAAGCTGACTGCGCAGTTACTCCTTGTCATAGAGTAGACCAACTCTCGCTAGAATTCTGAAGATAGGGGCTGTAAGCACTAGTACTATTACAGCTAGAGTAGCATTGAATACAGCTATATATGGTGTTAGTTTAAGGGTTAGATTAAACGCTGAGATATAGTCTGGGTAGGACTTAGGGTAGGATAGCATAAGCCATAAGGGTGTTACCGCTAGGTTTACGAGAGTCATGAGGGCGGTCCTCGAGAGTAAGGCTGCAAGGCTAGAGAGAGTGTACGCAGTGCTCCACGGGGAGTGTTGAACCAGCCTCCTGTAGAGCAGTATGAAGGGAGTGAATGTAAATGCTTCTGCAAGCACCTTCATGGCCATGCCAATAGGATCAGATCCCATTACAACAGGGATAACATAGTATGCTGGAAGCGCGAGTAAAGCCCACTTAAGTGATCTAAACCCTAACACCATAAGCGGTATACCAGAGAAATCATACTTGAGGAAGGGAGCCAGCGGGAAAGGTATCTCGAAGAACTTCAAGACTACTGCTAGAGCCGTGAAATTCGAGATGTAAACTAGCTTAACATATCTTTCAACACGTATATCACTCAACAAAGACACCATAACCCCCTTCAGGATTACAGTACTTAAATAGGGCTACTGAACTGTTCCACAACCTATTACAATAGAGGGTTCAACAGTTAATAGAACTTCGAGAATAATCCTAGATATCCGTGTTTGCAGTGTAAGGTGATCACCAGCTACCTAAACCGTAATCTTATAATCTGACTCCCACACGAACTATAAAACGGTAGAGTGGTATGAGTGAAGCCCTGCTAGAGCTTCTTAAGTCGAGGCGGAGTATAAGACGGTTTAAACCTGAGCCTATTCCTAGAGAGCTAATCTTGAAGATTATTGATACAGCTAGGTATGCACCGAGCTCTGGGAATAGCCAGCCATGGAGGTTCATTGTTGTTGAGGATCCCGAGGTGAAACGTAAGCTCAGCGCTTTACACGTGGGGGCTAGACCACTACTGAACGCGCCTCTCGCTGTAGTCGTCGCGTGCGTGGTTGATGAATCACCTACATCTTATCTCCTCGACTGCGCTAATGCAACAATGTACTTCATGCTGGCAGCACATGCACTAGGGCTTGGCACAGTATGGATTCAGACACTAAGAAACATTGAAGCAATTAGATCTATATTGGAGTTGCCAGCTAACGTGATACCGGTATCAGTGCTAGCAGTAGGCTATCCAGCTGAGAATCCACCACCTAGACCCAGGAGAAGCCTTGATAAAATAGTCTACTTGAATAAGTACGGGGAGGTATTTCCAAGCCTGCCTTAGAGTAGTGGAGGTATATACGTGTACTCCTCTGTGAAAGCTGAGACTTCGTCAGCCTTCTTAACTGAGATTATGGCGAGGATCGTTAGAGCCAGGGATGCTATGCCACCAAGGCTGAGCGCGGTCTCCATCCTCAATCTCTCCGAGTGCAGCTCGAAGTTTATAGTAATAGGGTTTCCTAGCACGGCGCTCTCACCTAGGCTAGATACCCTTATGTTCACTACGCGTGTATTCATCCATCCACTCCCGTAGAGAATAACACCACTGCTATCGTATGAAGCATTCGCGTGTAGCTCTACTGGAACCGTTAATCCACGTATAGTCACGCTATAAGTTGCATCTATCACTAGACTTTCCCCACTTAAACTGGGATTGTAGATGTAGGGTTGCATTCTACCTAGCAGTATCCTGACTACGTCAACTGGGCTGTAGGATATCTCCACGCCGCCATCCCTGTATACTACAAGGGATACTGTATCTGATGCTGTAGCTGTACCGCTGGAAGCCTGAGCTCTCATAATATACGTTAACGGGGGCTCGGATGTAAGAGTGTAGAGGCTGTAAGCGAAGCCTGCTGCCACAGCCACCAGAAAGATTATTAATACCGCCTTAGTGATCTTTCCTAGCCCGCGCCTTCCAGTAAAGATCACACCTATGCTCCTATACCAGTCGTATAGACTACTAAAAGCCCAGTAAGCGTACTGCCTGGAAGCCCTCCTCGCGATAAGGTAGGTCATGGCAATTCCAGCTATAAATCCACCCACATGAGCGAAGAATGCAACTCCTCCAAGCCTAGCATACCCGTATATCACTTGCTCCGCAAACCACACCACGAGGAATAGTGAAGCTGGAACAGGAATACAGTAAGGCAGGAATAAGAAGAACATGCACCATATGAGCCTAGTGTGAGGGAATAGCAGGAGGTATGAGCCGAGGACACCACTTATCGCCCCCGATGCACCTATAGCAGGTATAACTAGTGAATCATATCCTCCAACTGGAATTATAGCCACATAGAATAGTGTGGCTGCAATCCCTGAGAGCATATAGAGTGAAAGATACTTCCTCGAGCCAAGGTAGCCTTCAACACTCTTACCGAACAACCAGAGGAAGTACATATTGAAGAATATGTGAAAGATGTCTGCATGAGTAAACATTGATGTAAACACTCTTACTACGCCTTGAATGGGATTAGTGAACAGTAGAGCGGGGATAAAGCCTAGAGAGTAAACGCTCTCCTCGGTTGACTGGAGAAACATGTATGGGTAGCTAGTGTAAAGGTAGATTAATGTATTAGCGAGCACTAGGAGATAAGTTACCTTAGCTGAGCCTCTCACCCTAACTCTCTCTCCTGGAACCACAACCATCTAAAGTACCTCTTGCAACCTATAGCGGATATTCTACATTTTGAAACTAGATTATATACTGTAGCATTAAAATCTAAAATCCAACTTGCAGTCAACGGGGATTTAATACAGCTTCTACCCGGCCAGGTGATTGAATCCTGAAGCCATTATTTAAAAAGACCCCTGTTGAACGCTCGATCAGAGTGAGCATTAGAGGTCTTCATCCCTTCATGGTCTAAGGCTGCCCGCCTCATCACTTAGTAGTAGGGATTCCATTAAGGTTTATTAAAGACTATTCTTCTTCAGGACGGGCTTCAACGATGCATCCAGCCTCATAGAGCTGCCTAGCTATATTGTGTACGGCGCGTTCAACCTCGCCTTCTTCTTTAGCTCCTGTAATCACCATTTTACCACTACTGAATATCAAGAGGACTACTCTAGGATCTCTCATCCTATGTATTAAACCAGGGAACTGCTCCGGCTCATACATGCTGTCTTCAAGCGTGTAGGCTGCTTTCTCAAGATTGACGTACGCGTGGATGTCACCGCCTGCGACAATATTCTGTATTTGAACTCGTGGTCTACCATGTATGTCAATACCGTTTTTCATGAACGTCTTTATGATTCTTTTAACTGCCTCTACAAGCTGCTGAGTGCTCTTAGTGCCTGTAACCACCATTTTACCCGACCTGAATATTAGTGCGGTGGCTCTAGGCTTCTCAAGCCTGAATATTAAGCCTGGGAACTGATCAGGCTTGTAGGTTATACTTGGAATTCTGGTTTCAATGAGCTCTAAGTCAAGGTCGTGCTCTAGGATGACTGTAGCCACAATGTTTTCAACGCGATAACTGGTTTTAAAGGGAAGGGCCTTGCTCATCGCTTTAATCACCTATTCAAACCACTTTAATAAACCCGTGTAGCTTTATAAACCTGGTATACCCTGAGGCTAGTGGAATCCCAGCATCCAGGCTACTAGTGGTAGAAGAAAAGCATAGGATAATAAGAGTACTGTTGACTCGATATACGTCTCCTTAAGCAGGTCTTCGAGCACGCGTGCTGAGTAACCCATAACTTTAGCATCAAACCTCATTGAAGAGTAGAAGGCTCCACGCATATAGGGCTTTGATACCAGCTCTCTTACAGCTTCCTCTAGATCCCGTAGAAGCTCTGGCGACTCGTGTACTGGTACATAGGTTAGAGTAGCTCTGGTACCGGTTTCACTATGCTCGTCATTCGTGAATACCTCCACGTAGTCGGCTCCAGTCAGCTCCCTGAGAATCTTGACCAGTTGATCCCTGAGGCCTGGCTTCATATTGTTTCCTCTAAGGTAGAGGAGGACTACTCTCCCCCGCCCTTCCCCGGCTATTTCGAGCAGGCATGCATCCCCCTCGATCAACCCTGGCGACTTCGACTTAAAGCACACGTATCTTGATAACACTTCTACGGGTGGAAGCTTCTTCAATTCTAGAGCTTGATTTAAAGCTTCCTCAAGGAGGTTTTCAAGTGCTCTTATATCATGCTCTACTTCCTTCTCCCAGTTATGCGAGTCAACTAGAATGAGGTTCCCTAACCCCATTCTCTTCACTGTAGCGTTAAAACGCATGTACACGTAGTATGGTGGGTCGTCAATACCCCTACCAGGTCTCGAAGTAAACGCCAGGATCAGCTTATCAAAGACGAGCATTAGAATCTCCCAGTTGTCTTCTCCACTCAGTCTCAGTGCGCCATGATACTGTAATCTCACTCTCCCAGCGTCGAGGATCATGGATTGAACTCTCTTCAAGTACTCTGCAAGATACCTGCTTGAAGCGAGATTTCTATCGTGGAACCCGTATCCGTGTAGCGTTATAGCTGTATAGCCTAGCCTCCCCAATAGCTTCTTCAACTCGCCTGGCAGCTCACTGCTACCAGTATTAGAGAACGGGCCGTAGTGTAGGTCCGTGTAGACTACCACTAGGTCATCCAGGTATATGGCTTGCGGGTGCACGATCTCATAGGTGGATAGGGCTTCAAAAACTCTCTCTATATCTTTTTTCCTATCAAGCCAGTTCTGTAGGTACAGCGTACCGAGGTCTGGTGCACTAAAACTGTTTACCCTATGCCTACTCAGCACGAGGTATATCACGTAGTCTAGCACTATGAATAGCAGTAGAAGGATTGAAGCTCTACTTACAGCTAGACCCAACGGCTCCTCCACTACAAGGGAGGATATAGCTATTGATGTAAAGGCTGGTGAAACCGCTATAATATACCTCCACCACCTGGTTCCATCAAGCCCTTGAAGCACAGCTATCACTAGAGTAGAAGACGCGGTAACAGCTAGAATCCAATCCTTTGTCACCACATCGTACAGCAGAGTATACAGTAGTACCACTAGTGTGAGGCCAAGTATTCTCTTCAACTTGTAGAATACAGTGGATGGATAAAGCAGCCCATAGATCCTCAATACGATTACAAGCATTATGGAATTCACTAGTAGTGGCGTAGCACCTGCTCCTTGAAGTATTAAGAGCACAGTAGAGAGTACTACGAGTAGAGCTGCAAGAGTTCTCCAGTGGGGTAGCGTGAAGAGAACCGTGTAGTACTTGCTTACTGATGTTCTAGGCTTGTACAGCTTCATTGGTTCACCACTTGAATGAAATATATAGGTATATGCGGAGAGATACGAGCAGAACTATAAATAGTAATGCCAGTAGAGGACTGGAAAGCCGGGATAAACCCACGTAAATCAATGCTAGCCCGGCTATAACTGTAATAGATGTTACGAGTATATCTGAAACAACATAGAAGAATAAGAATAGCAGTATAAAGACTAGTATAGAGAGCACCTCTAAGCGATGCATGAAGGGGAGATTCGCTAGAATAGGCCATATGGATAGAGATGCCAGCAGAGATATAGTGATCCTGAAGAGAAACCAGCCTACCAGCGTCACCAGGATGGAAACCACGATGAAGACTGCAAGTGACCCAGTGTATCCTAGGCCAGCATGTATAGCACTTAAATAGGCTATGTAGCCTCCAATCAAGCCTAAGCCTAAAGATACAGCGATCTTAACGATAAACCTTCCAGCTAGAAGCAGGATCAAGCCGTAAATAACAGCCAGCTGTGAAACCAGGCTACCCGTCTCTAAGGTTATCCACTGGCTCATCATGGAACCCCTGTAGCCGCCGGCATCCTTGCATAGAAATATTATCCCCACCATTTATATTGTTGGCAGCAGGTATTCTTTAATAAGGTTCAGTTCAGGTTAAATCTCCGCAAGCACAGAAAGCTTCATGAATTAGAGAGTGTAGCTCGTAAAACCCTCTATTCTCGACTACCGATACTTCAACAGCTCTATATGGCCCCTTAGTCTTCATAGCCACGTTAAGTAGGTCTGGTATAATTTCAACGGCAAAACTGTGCTCACTAGATGCCAGCTTAACCAGATCTGATGGGTTTTCAACTATTAATCGCAGTATCTCAGGTCTCCTGGCCGCATCTGTTTTGCTGACCACGGGAACTGTAGTTAAACCCGTCTTCACTTGCAGGAGAACGTAGATGAACCAGAGCGTGACAGCATCAGCAACGGATTCTACGGTTGAAGCGTCTATAAGATATGCTAGTACTGTGTTTCCACGCCTAGCTATATGCCTGAGGAAGATGTTGCCGGCAGGCCTGAATATAAATGCCTCCATCTGTCCAGGTGTATCCACTAGCACAAGATCCCATTTATGCATGTTGGAGAAGGGAGGCTTAGCTAGCATGAGGTCAATGTAATCAAGTAGTAGCTCTGAGGATTTCACGAAGGCACCATTAGGTCCTAGACCGTACTTAGCCATTACATCTCTCAGCGTGAAAAACTCTCTTATATCGAGAGTAGGAGTATAGCCTAGCTCCTCAGCACCCGGGTCTAAATTCACTATTGCTGTCTTTAAAAGCAGGTTTCTCCGAGCCCACTCACTATAGGATTTAACAAGGCTAGTCTTGCCTGAACCAGCTGGACCCACAAATACAGCGACAACCACCATCACTTGCTCCCATATACTCCTGAAACTCCGGCATGGTTTATGAAGAATTTTCAACTACTGT includes:
- a CDS encoding nitroreductase family protein — protein: MSEALLELLKSRRSIRRFKPEPIPRELILKIIDTARYAPSSGNSQPWRFIVVEDPEVKRKLSALHVGARPLLNAPLAVVVACVVDESPTSYLLDCANATMYFMLAAHALGLGTVWIQTLRNIEAIRSILELPANVIPVSVLAVGYPAENPPPRPRRSLDKIVYLNKYGEVFPSLP
- a CDS encoding rhomboid family intramembrane serine protease produces the protein MVVVPGERVRVRGSAKVTYLLVLANTLIYLYTSYPYMFLQSTEESVYSLGFIPALLFTNPIQGVVRVFTSMFTHADIFHIFFNMYFLWLFGKSVEGYLGSRKYLSLYMLSGIAATLFYVAIIPVGGYDSLVIPAIGASGAISGVLGSYLLLFPHTRLIWCMFFLFLPYCIPVPASLFLVVWFAEQVIYGYARLGGVAFFAHVGGFIAGIAMTYLIARRASRQYAYWAFSSLYDWYRSIGVIFTGRRGLGKITKAVLIIFLVAVAAGFAYSLYTLTSEPPLTYIMRAQASSGTATASDTVSLVVYRDGGVEISYSPVDVVRILLGRMQPYIYNPSLSGESLVIDATYSVTIRGLTVPVELHANASYDSSGVILYGSGWMNTRVVNIRVSSLGESAVLGNPITINFELHSERLRMETALSLGGIASLALTILAIISVKKADEVSAFTEEYTYIPPLL
- a CDS encoding TATA-box-binding protein, with protein sequence MSKALPFKTSYRVENIVATVILEHDLDLELIETRIPSITYKPDQFPGLIFRLEKPRATALIFRSGKMVVTGTKSTQQLVEAVKRIIKTFMKNGIDIHGRPRVQIQNIVAGGDIHAYVNLEKAAYTLEDSMYEPEQFPGLIHRMRDPRVVLLIFSSGKMVITGAKEEGEVERAVHNIARQLYEAGCIVEARPEEE
- a CDS encoding DUF2070 family protein, yielding MKLYKPRTSVSKYYTVLFTLPHWRTLAALLVVLSTVLLILQGAGATPLLVNSIMLVIVLRIYGLLYPSTVFYKLKRILGLTLVVLLYTLLYDVVTKDWILAVTASSTLVIAVLQGLDGTRWWRYIIAVSPAFTSIAISSLVVEEPLGLAVSRASILLLLFIVLDYVIYLVLSRHRVNSFSAPDLGTLYLQNWLDRKKDIERVFEALSTYEIVHPQAIYLDDLVVVYTDLHYGPFSNTGSSELPGELKKLLGRLGYTAITLHGYGFHDRNLASSRYLAEYLKRVQSMILDAGRVRLQYHGALRLSGEDNWEILMLVFDKLILAFTSRPGRGIDDPPYYVYMRFNATVKRMGLGNLILVDSHNWEKEVEHDIRALENLLEEALNQALELKKLPPVEVLSRYVCFKSKSPGLIEGDACLLEIAGEGRGRVVLLYLRGNNMKPGLRDQLVKILRELTGADYVEVFTNDEHSETGTRATLTYVPVHESPELLRDLEEAVRELVSKPYMRGAFYSSMRFDAKVMGYSARVLEDLLKETYIESTVLLLSYAFLLPLVAWMLGFH
- a CDS encoding glycosyltransferase, yielding MVGIIFLCKDAGGYRGSMMSQWITLETGSLVSQLAVIYGLILLLAGRFIVKIAVSLGLGLIGGYIAYLSAIHAGLGYTGSLAVFIVVSILVTLVGWFLFRITISLLASLSIWPILANLPFMHRLEVLSILVFILLFLFFYVVSDILVTSITVIAGLALIYVGLSRLSSPLLALLFIVLLVSLRIYLYISFKW
- a CDS encoding ATP/GTP-binding protein, which encodes MVVVAVFVGPAGSGKTSLVKSYSEWARRNLLLKTAIVNLDPGAEELGYTPTLDIREFFTLRDVMAKYGLGPNGAFVKSSELLLDYIDLMLAKPPFSNMHKWDLVLVDTPGQMEAFIFRPAGNIFLRHIARRGNTVLAYLIDASTVESVADAVTLWFIYVLLQVKTGLTTVPVVSKTDAARRPEILRLIVENPSDLVKLASSEHSFAVEIIPDLLNVAMKTKGPYRAVEVSVVENRGFYELHSLIHEAFCACGDLT